The Fervidicoccus fontis Kam940 DNA window CAAAGATTATGTATCTCTTGCATTCGGAAGCCTAACCATTATAAGCCTTTCTGCTGTGGCAACAGGAATAATGAATTCTCTTATCTACGCTTCAAAGTCAATAAAGTTTGTAACTAAGTATACAAAGCTTTCGCCATCAAGGTTTTTGATGGAAAATGCGACCTCCTCGCTTGTGGTTCTGTTAACGGTGTCTGCCGTAATGTTCTTTTCCATGACTGGGGTATTTTGGCAAAAATTTGGGACGCTTATCCGCCAGAAAACACGTTAGGCTTAGTTGTCAGCTCACTTTTAAGCGCTGTCTTTCTATACGCCTTTTCAGCCTTTCTAAGCCTCTTGATGATAGTTTTAAAATCCCCTAAATCAGCATCTTTTGTGACAGCCGTCCCATTAATGCTGTCCTTTCTAAGCTACTCCTCCCTCTGGTTAAATTTAAAAGCATCCGCCTACATATCACCGTTTAACTGCATATCCGCCCTATTCTACTATTATTTTTCAGGTAACGAGCCTGCTACCGGAGGCTACTTCACTTCTGGCGGCAAAGAACTGATGAACGTGACATTAACAGCTTTTTCCCTAATAGGATGGACTATTATCATGCTCATTCTCGCAATTATTCTGCTAAGAAAGATGCGCGGAGTAAGCATAGAAGAAATCAGACTTGTATAGTAGCTGAAGGCTCAACTTTCCAAGCGTGCAAGCTGAAAAATTAAACAAATGGTCTAGATAGGCATACGGCATCCGCGTACATCATAGCATTAAGGGCACTAAGAGACCTTCAAAAACTTTAATAAACCTTATTCCCTGAAATAGACGCTAACCCTCACTAGATACAAGAAGCTCCGCCGCCCTGATGGCTGCCCACGTTGGATCTATTAAGGCATTTCTATGCTCTTCTCGAGGGACTGGGCAAGTCCGCCAAGGCCCATGCACTTTAAGAGTGGAACATTGGCTCCCACTATCTCTGCTTTTACTGCCTCCTTCCTAAGCAGATTCAGCGTTCTTTACCAGCCTTTCTCTATGTCTGCTATTCCTATGGGAATTCACCAAACGTCTACAACATTTTTCCGAAGCCAAAGCTCCTAACCCTTTCCCTTATCATTGTCAGCCCCTCTTCTTCTGCCCTGCCCCCACGTTAATGATCGCTATGTTTCCGCAGAACCTCGCAATGCTGAGGGAGCTCTCGGCGGGACCCAGCACGAATATTTTATCCCCTATCTTCTTCCTCGATACTGAAACCCCTGGATTTAGAAAGCAGTTGACTATTACTGCATCATAGCCTTGTTAGGCTTCTCTCCAAGCTCTATATGTTTCAACTGTTTCGGGACCTGAAGGGAGAGATCTCACTTCTACTGCAGTACCTGGGCTGGCATAATACCTGTAGATTTTCTCATCTCCTTCGTTCCACCTGGAGCGCCCTATGGGATTTATTACCAGGACCTTCTTCATGCGATCCCTCTCCTGCTAACTAGCTCTTCTACAGGTATGTACTCAAGGTTGAACCCGAAGTGCTTGGGGCCAAAGAGCTCAAGACCGCGCTCAGTCCTCCAGACTTTCGGAGAGGGGGCAGCTACTGCTATGACCTCCATACCTTCCTTCAGGTCTGTGTTAGTTACAGGATTTCCATCGCTCGAGAGAAGAGTAAAAATGTCGGGTGGCATTACTAGCGACTCATCGTTGATCCAAACCATGATGTGCTCATTCATTATCCATGATCTCAGCTTTCTCCCAGCATAATCTCCTTTCCCTCTTAATTCAGCTTCCCCTCTTAAAAATCCCCTTTCATCTCTCCAACTGTACTTGCTGACTATTCCTTCGAAGACAACCCAGCCTCTCAGCAGATCAGCCACTCTTTCTGCAGTGATGTTCCCCCTCTCTCCCCTTGCTTTTGCTGAGAGAATTTCGTCGCCCAATTTATAAGCTAAGCTCATGGTTCCCTTAACAACAGCATTTTCAGCCATCTCTTTAGTGAGAGGAGTATCAACAACAGCTACAAATCCCCCTCCGAGGACTGAAATATATCTTGCAATAGCTTCGTAGTCGTCTATATAAGCATTTTTTACAACAACCACATCTCCCGTTTCAGTCACGAGAGCAGAAGGAGCCATCGAGTACCCAAAGATGAGCACAGTGCATTGATGGAGCTCTGGAGCAGCCCTCCCAAGAAGATCTCCATCTATTGCAGGAAGATCTCTCCTTGCCCCTATGCTTAGAGCAATGGAGGTGTTGGAACCTCCCATTTCCGATGCAACAACGGCGTTCACTTTCTTCCCTAGCTCTTTTTCCAGTATTTCGAAGGCCTCAGAGATCGGATCTTTGATAACTACTGGCTTCTTCTGCTTCAGACCAGGTGCTATGGATCCTACATAATACGGTACCACGATGACTCCATCGCTGGGCAAAGATTCCAAGTCAGCTATTTTGATGGGCTTCTCCTTTTCCTTTAGGACCCCGCTCAATGCTTTGTAGCCTTCCTTCGGATCTCCGCCTCCGCCAGTTCCTAGAACTGTAGCGCCAATAACGAGCCTTTCTACATCTCCTTCATTTTTGAGCTCCTTTACCATATGCTCCCCTATGAGTAATTGAATGTTTTATATTTAATTCTAACCGTTAAGTTTGCAATTCAAATATAATTGAAAAACTAAGGAATCCGAGGGCTCTATAGATTGCATCGCGAAGCATCCAAAGAAATTCTACAATCTTCTCATTGCCGCTCTCTGGAAAAGATCTCTAACCCTCATTGAGGTATGTCCTTAAAAGAACATTTTAAAAGAATGCGGAGAGATTCATAAATAGCATGTAAATCGCTACAATAATTATGATTATTGCGAAGATTTTGGTAAGCAATCTTTTTGAAACCTTCGATGCGAAGTAAGCACCTATCCACCCTCCGAAAATGCCGCCTAAGATATATGATGCTGAAATAATTAAGTTTAAATCTCCGCTTATAGCATATCTTATAGCTGTTACCAATCCGAATAATCCTACCGATATCAGGGATGTTCCAACCGCCTGCAATATATTTAAAGCGGCGGAATAAATTAGTCCCGGCACAATCAAAAAGCCACCTCCAATACCAAAATAGCCTGATGCAAAACCGACCAGGAATCCTATAGATAATAATTTCGCAATTGATTCTTCATGTTTTGGTTCTGCTGCCGCGTTAACGCATTTTCTTTTCAGCATGTATATACCAATGATTATCATTAATATAGCAAATAAGAACAAGAGTTTTTTACCAGGAGTTAAAAGCCCTAATTCAGCACCAATTAATACACCTGCAACTCCTGGAATGCTGAATAAAATTCCTTTCCTAAAATTCACGTTTTTCTTCCTCGCATGAGGTATCAAATTCAGGAAAGCATTAATGCTTACCGCTAATGCGGTAGTCCCTATTACCATATGCGGATGGTTAAATCCGACGAAATATAAGAGAAGTGGTATAGCAAGTATTGAACCGCCGCCGCCTATCAAGCCAAGAGAGAATCCTACTATCAACCCGGAAATAATAGAAAGAATTATTTGGATCCCGGTAGGCTCCAACATACTCCTCAGAACACCACTATGCTATATTCTTCTATTTCCTGACCTGTTTCCGCATCATCTGAAATCGGTTCTATACTGAGCAATTCATCTTGTTCGGTTGAGTGGTATTTTTTAAGACCAAGAGAACAGGCTTTCACAAATATTCTCATCTCAGCGGCATCGCCGATCCGCCCTTCGAACGGTGATGATTCTACCTGTTTTTTGTTTGCGACCTGAATATCCCGCCTCAGAGGCAGCATTTCTATTTTACTAAAGGAATTTTTTAAAGAATTGATTTCAGAATTGAAAGCTACCATTTCTGCTTGAATGCTACCTTTGCTCGACAGAACCATAGCCAACATCCTTCCCATATTATGTATCACCGAGGTATAAAAAAAAATAGGTTAAAAAACTTATCTATATCCAATTTTATTAATTTTCAACCTAAGCATTCCATACAGTACAATCCATGCGCTGAGTAACACCGTAACCATGAAGACAAAGCTTGATACGGCCATCTGTATATTACCGCTCAATATATGTCCTGAAGCGCAACCATTTGCCATTCTTGCCCCGAATAACACCAGGAAAGTGCCTATGAATGAGCCTATGGCCCTTTTTGTCTCACTTGGACCAAATCTACGTTCCCATACTTTTGGAACCAGGGGCTTGAATGCCATAAACCTCTTTGATATTAATGTAGCAGATATGAGACCGCCAAGGAATGTGCCGAGATCTGAGAGAGGTTCCCAGCCAATTTCGCTAAATGGATTATTTACAGGGACGCCGTTAACCAGGTGCATGCCGCCGAAGAGCTGGAAGTATAGATTTGAAGCAGCCCACATAGGATTCAACAGATACGATAATTGCGCGCCAATCCAAGAGTATGTTGTAGATTCACCAAATATTTGATGCAAAATTATCACCGCCACTGCCGTGATCGTAAATTCCGCACCTAAAATCAATATATATCTGGCGTTTTTGATACTGCTTTCATTTGTAATTCTCGTAATAAAAGGTCTTGCATGCGGATATTTTTCTTTCTCCTCATTTATCAAATCATTAAATTGAATTACGCTCTTGCTTAATCCCAGTATGTGAGCGCCGCAGGAATCCTTTATCTTTTCTCCTGGATACCTCGGCAATATCAAGAACAAAAGTATTAATACTGTTCCAAAAATAAGCGAGACCTCGAACATTCCTATTTTTGATGTTTTACCTAATATGTCAGCCCAGGTAATAGGCCCATAGTTGAGAGTATCCCAGAAAAATGGTTTAGCATAACCGAATATGAGGGACCACGTAAACGCTCCTAGCAATCCTCCCAATAATGCCCATATAGCATCTCTGCGCCCTTGACCC harbors:
- a CDS encoding DUF917 domain-containing protein, with the protein product MVKELKNEGDVERLVIGATVLGTGGGGDPKEGYKALSGVLKEKEKPIKIADLESLPSDGVIVVPYYVGSIAPGLKQKKPVVIKDPISEAFEILEKELGKKVNAVVASEMGGSNTSIALSIGARRDLPAIDGDLLGRAAPELHQCTVLIFGYSMAPSALVTETGDVVVVKNAYIDDYEAIARYISVLGGGFVAVVDTPLTKEMAENAVVKGTMSLAYKLGDEILSAKARGERGNITAERVADLLRGWVVFEGIVSKYSWRDERGFLRGEAELRGKGDYAGRKLRSWIMNEHIMVWINDESLVMPPDIFTLLSSDGNPVTNTDLKEGMEVIAVAAPSPKVWRTERGLELFGPKHFGFNLEYIPVEELVSRRGIA
- a CDS encoding sulfite exporter TauE/SafE family protein → MLEPTGIQIILSIISGLIVGFSLGLIGGGGSILAIPLLLYFVGFNHPHMVIGTTALAVSINAFLNLIPHARKKNVNFRKGILFSIPGVAGVLIGAELGLLTPGKKLLFLFAILMIIIGIYMLKRKCVNAAAEPKHEESIAKLLSIGFLVGFASGYFGIGGGFLIVPGLIYSAALNILQAVGTSLISVGLFGLVTAIRYAISGDLNLIISASYILGGIFGGWIGAYFASKVSKRLLTKIFAIIIIIVAIYMLFMNLSAFF
- a CDS encoding YeeE/YedE thiosulfate transporter family protein; this encodes MEKDEKIFLGATVTLLIISLLMLFGGIYMQIVLHETKAPLLLGIVAGMLLAIPLELWNFSDPDTLYRVMAFQDRFLMVCFGFAIGFGAILLYALNLIVPSPNFGIKSFFVPGVIIGGIIFGIGVGIAGYFPGTVWIALGQGRRDAIWALLGGLLGAFTWSLIFGYAKPFFWDTLNYGPITWADILGKTSKIGMFEVSLIFGTVLILLFLILPRYPGEKIKDSCGAHILGLSKSVIQFNDLINEEKEKYPHARPFITRITNESSIKNARYILILGAEFTITAVAVIILHQIFGESTTYSWIGAQLSYLLNPMWAASNLYFQLFGGMHLVNGVPVNNPFSEIGWEPLSDLGTFLGGLISATLISKRFMAFKPLVPKVWERRFGPSETKRAIGSFIGTFLVLFGARMANGCASGHILSGNIQMAVSSFVFMVTVLLSAWIVLYGMLRLKINKIGYR